DNA sequence from the Anthonomus grandis grandis chromosome 9, icAntGran1.3, whole genome shotgun sequence genome:
GATAATTCATAAGTTAGGAAGCAGTACTCTGACGTCTTTTTGCGGTTTTTGTCTGGTTTAGGTCAGtgttttatatttcaatttcgGTCTTTTGGTAATTTCGACCTCCACCCTCAATTTTTAATGTGGTTGTTTGGTTGAGGACCCAATGGCTTCTTGAGAAGCTTTTAGGGGAAAACAGAATAAACTTAAGATTAGTTTAATCTAAGCACGTCTATTTAAATCCATCAAAAGATTTACACTATTCACAGCTTTGTTTggaatgaaacaaaaaaaatacagttacCTGATCCTAATGCCATTCCATATCCACgcccttacaaaaaaaaaattacttcacaGAAAGAAAACGGTATTTGTAATGGCGTACACGACTGTTGGGGTAAAATTGGGTATGGTTACACCGTAATTTTGGCTCTGCGTCATCTATCCCGGCGCGTCATCTCTCCCGACTTTACCCTACGTACCATAACTCAAACACCAAGatataatataaattctttttGTAGCAACATGCTTTACAGATGTCAAAGAAAAATGTAGATTTGCGCCATGCCTTTTACAGCATTTATgcgttattacattttttaataatcattattAAGTATAAATCTTATGACAGCTTATATAGTTGTTCCACATTTAAAAGGTTACTTTCTTGGAATAATAATTGACTCGGgtatctttttgttttaaacataattatttttattatatatttttgagcaATGTCTAAACTATTTAAGACATTCTTGCAGGCACTACCCCAAACAATTATTTGACTTAATTAATtgacaaaacaaattttgcaaaaatactaacaataatttcaagaaaagTACAAGTAAAACTATACAATTTATACGTAACCATAAAGAGCTTGTAATCACAAAAGCAGATAAGGGTAATTGCACCGTAATCCAAAACAAGTATGACTTTGACCAAAGGATAGTTAATGCTCTCAATGATactgaaacttataaaaaattaaataaaaatcctacCATGAACATTCAaagtaaaactaacaaaattatatcacaaatttttgataaaaaaatgatatcgattgaacaacaaaaatggttaaaaattaataatggtgTCGCTcccaaaatctattttttaccaaaaattcataaattgggGACACCACTACGACCCATAGTCTCTTTTACTGGTTCCCCTCtttacaatttaacaaaacttttgtccaacattttacatttttttataaaagatgaacgatatgtgaaaaattcttttgatttcGCTAATTACATTAAAGAGCAAACAGTCCCTGAAGGTTATATTCTTGTATCGTTGGatgttgtttctttatttactaatataccgGTGGACCTAGTAACTGATATAATCACTCAAAAGTGGCATCTTATCCGGCCTAATACATCGCTAGACCTTGAAacagttgtttttctttttaatttttgtattgagaATAATTATTTCCAACATGGTGAAAATTTCTATACCCAAATTTTTGGCCTAGGAATGGGAAACTGCATGTCCCCAATATGCTCAGACATTGTAATGGCACGACTACAAGATCAGTGTATTTCTGAACTATCTTTTAATGTACCTTTTTTCTGTAGGTACGTTGATGACATAATCACggcaattccaaataaaaaagaaaacgaaattctATCAGTCTTCAATAGTTTCCATCCACGTTTACAATTCACTATCGAACAAGAAATTAACTGTAGTCTTCCATTTTTGGATGTTAAAGTCATAAGATCCACAGATGGTACCATAAAAACAGATTGGTATCAAAAACCAACTTTTTCAAaacgcattttaaattatttttcagaacatcctatgacacacaaaataaatgtaataaaaaacctaaaacatcGGTGCTTGAGACTTTCTAGTctagaatatcataaaaaaaaccttcattatgttcagacaattttaaagaaaaacaactaccccctatcaattattaaaaaaataattaacgacaccgagaacattactcaaaatattacacgaaacaatgaaaataatcaattgacttatttcaagattccttacattaacacactttctcataaaattaaaaagaccatACAATCAAAATCTGATGTTATTAAAATCTCAGAAAGAAGTGAAAACTCggtaagaaaacatttctttacgaagcttaaaactaaagacgcctttgatttacattctaacattatttataaaataccttgcTCTGGGTGTGATGTGTGTTACATTGGTCAGACGGGTAGATATTTGAGGCAGCGCCTATACGAACATGAGTATGATTGTAGGAATTTAGcccttaaaaaaaaccctactgctttagctgagcacaaaatgaatacaggacacaattttaattttggcaagactacaattatgggccaacagcagctttttaaaaagagacttctagccgaaatgataaacataaaaaaacataataatgcggTAGACAATCTaagttcttcttattttaatctaatagatcaaatcaaaatgtaaacttttgggactgttttggttcttatctctaaaaagaatgcgtctattgtgttctcgcatacccggtttttctggctagatgctaaattattattgtacaccgtagaatcaattttaaagcaactgtctgtgatacaacccatcaatttaaaccgtttttgttaaaaaaataatattttatatattctatgttacctgtgtgtcctgtaaacatgattttttatgacaagcaaaatcacactgttatgtaagcaattttatcattttttttttgttgtgtaatttttttttaattcaaatctaagattttgttgtttttttttttttgtttttctgtttttttcttttttggtggtatcaacataacctcaaaaagttaaattttgtttatatataataatccttttttactgtgtcttttttgttaccttagggccctgatgaagcaataaaattattgcgaaacgttggccagtacataaagtgacgtttgtttttattccttcgatcccatcccacaactaaactcaagatttcaaacctataggatcgcaactaaaattattgaatattaccaAACAATTATCCCATAATTGATAAGAGACTCTACAAGAGAaaagtaaattgtttttaatagcTTAAAGGTCAAAATGTTGCGTAATTCATAAAACGTATGcatgactttttttatttttgtagtgaCATACTCCAAATGTATGGtccattttaaacatttatctaTATAGATACCCAAATATTTTAGATACTCCACTCTTTCCACCTCCCAATCACAAACACCCATATCAGGTTCACAGTATACACTGtgggtttttaatttatgaaagtCAGGTAATGTTTTCGTACTCATggcaaatgtaaaaaattttgtcTTGTCAATATTTGATGACAATAAACTATTATCTAACCAGTATTTAATTGTTGAAATTGCAATCTCTGCCCTTTTAATAGTTGTCTCCCATGTTTCCCCTACAATGAAAACTACAATATCGTCAGCAAAACAGTATACCTCACCTTGATCCAAAATCGAAAATATGCCAtcaatataaacattaaaaagaaaggGAATTGAACACAataccctgaggcacaccatAGTCAACAAAGACTGAATTACTTCTAATTCagagaataattttaattttatgaggTTTTTTGCCCCTAATTCCCATTTTATCCAGCCTCTCTGGTAGAATATGATGCGCCACAGTGTCAAAGGCTTTGGCCAAATCGAAAAATATCTCCAAGACCCTCCTACCCCTTATACAAGTTACCTACAATGGACTCTGTTTTCCGGCAAACTGGTTTTTTGAGAACAAGTTATTACTTTCTATGAAATACTGTAGTCTTGGTTAAATGCACTTTTCAACCAGTTTGCTTAATGTGCTTGTTATAGATATCGTCCTATGGTTTGTGGTTAACTCTATATTTCcttgtttaaaaataggcaCTATATTTGTCTTTTTAAGCACACTTGGATAAATTTCACCACTAAAAATGCAGTTGACAATATGCGACAGAGGTTTTAATAATAAGTGTCTGTGATTATGTTTGATGATCTCAGAAGTAATTAAATCATCTCCACTTGCtctattgttttttaagattttaatttgtaatatttatttattttctgtaaaaggAGTGAAGTAAAAGGAATTTAAGTTAATCTCAGTTCTTTCTATATAATTTGCtcttgactttttaattttacttgccAACCTTTGCCCTACtctactaaaataattattaaattcatcAGCAATCAAGGCGGTATCAGTCAGGGTTCTGCTATTTTCGTTGacaatcttttttatttcacaGTTTTTTGTTATGTCATTAGTGGCCTCTTACCACTTTCCAAGTATTTTTTAGATCATTATTGCAGTTTTGAATCTGTGttatttggatttaatgtaCATTGCCTTTTAAGTTTGTCACGCTTTCTTATAGAAGTTAGTAGTCCCTGAGTGATCCACAGACTTAATCTTAGATTTTTACAACTAATTTTGCAATTCTAAGTACATGTCTCAATCACATTTTGCAAAACAGTTAGAAACTTCACAGTACAGGACTCTATATGTGAATTTGCCACTATGTTATTCCAACCTAATTTGGATAGTTTTCTAAGTTTTTCCAACTTTATatagtcaattttttatatttcgtttttttttagtacaaaaaaaCTCAGATTTAAGTCTAATATTCAATAGAAAGGATAATGGCCTGTAAAGtctctatttaaaataactgaaCTTATTTCATTCTATagcgtgtaaataaatagatgcgaaaaaattcagggactgatttttgggaaaattttaagaaaaaatttttatatgaacgtatgtcttaaaaggcgtaacttttaagataccgggtggtaaacattaaagaaaaatatattgaattaaaaatgtattgaaaaaattagcctcagaaaatgccttttgatgcgtagaaaatgcataccaaacattactaaaatattcacaggtattgtaaaaaaacttatattttttttcaatctttaCGACCTGGTATCttaaaagtataatataaagtttttttcttaaaatttacccaagaatcaacccctgaattttttcgcatctatttatttaaaccctgtatatatatcaCTCACTTGCATTTAACAAATAAGTGATTAACACAAGTTGCCGAGTTCCCCTGTACTCTTGTGGGTGAATTTACCATACCAGAAAAACCATAATTGTGCAGCAAGCTTAAATGTTTCACGGTTCATCAATGGTTTTGTGACACTTAGATACTGAACTTTAAGAGATTTCATATCATTTGCCTGAATAATATGCCTTTCTTGGAATATATCGGTCTTAGCATAAATTGCACACCCATCAAAGTTATTTAGCATGCTTTCATTCCAAAAAATAGTTTATCCTGGAATGTTAGattcgagaaaaactaaaaaattgtcataattcttatatatactttttatatttacatgtATTCTACTTAAGCTTGCTATGGAGTCTCTAAAAAAAGGAACTTGAGTAAGATTATCACAAACTGTTGCCTCCTTCTTTCTGTATTCATTAAGTGCGACGTTTAAACGACTAATATTAGTCCTATCTATCAACTTATCAATCTTACCTCTACCCATATGATTAAATGAAAgaaagtttaagaaaaaaaaatagtttaagctATCCTCTGCATTCTGTAGGTCCGgatctgattttattttaataggccTATCGCCATCTGATTTCCTTAGAAAAATATTACCATGTGATGTGTATACAGCCCTATAGGTAAACCTTGATTTCAGTTCTCTagctttttgaaataattttctcttATAAACAGTCATATCATCGTTCAGGTAAAGTTTTCCATCCTTCCCATCCAGATTTCACCCTCTTACAGTTATTCTCCTCCGCTGTCTAACTTGCACCATGATCTGTCTCTTTTTCTCAAACTTTACCAGTATTCTTCCCCCTTCTCTCTTCTCTAGTTGGTAAGACTCTTAGCGTTACATCCCCGGCTTTAcaaatttgttttgttattttatgtaGGTTGGGTTCTTTTTTGCTTTGGGACACCTACAATTATTAGGTTATTAGCTCTTTCATGCTGTTCAATTCCATCTAAGGTGCTTTCCAATAACTGGACCCTTTGTTTGAGCTCCAAATTCCTCGAAACATAGCCATTCTTCTTCCTAGTACGCCATCTTTCTACGAAGGTTCGCGATCAATTTTTCTCGTTTACAAGGGCTCCAAGGAATATTTAACGGACGGCACTTGTTCCACAGACTGATTGTTAATTTGAAAGATCGTACGTCTTGGTGCTATGGAGAACAACACAACCACGTTGGTCTTGGCAACGTTTATGTGTAGACCATACTGTGTGCTATGTTCAACGATGATATTTATATCGATATATTCTGGAAACGTGAGAGGCTGGCGACCACGATCGCGTCGTGCGTCGCTTAGTCACCATACCATAGCCAGAGAAACACACCCAAACCATAAACGTTACCACTTCCGGGCGGGTGTACGCGTAATTGAGCCTTTCATTGATAGGTCGTTTTACGTAGCTCATACCATCACTCTGGAATTTTGATTcgaaattgaattttgattcgTCGCTCCACATGACTTTTCTCCACTGACGAGTGCACATGAGCTTTTGCAAAGTTTAACCTGGCGCGTTTTTCTTTGACAGTAATGATTTTTTAACTAGTCTCCTGCCATATAATTTTGCTTTAATTAGCCTGCTTCTTATGGTCCTTGAATTTACGCCAATTGCCATAGTTTCCGAAATACGAGCCCGGATTTTGTTAGAGCTAATAAAGGGTTCATTTTCGGCAATTCCTAAAATTTCTTTATCATATTAAATTCATCGtatatatattacattatattcatcgtaataaagttgttttttttgtgtccCAGACCTTTTTTCTTCAGATACGCCTTTTGTCTCGCGAAATCTCTTTAGAATGGAGGAAATAATgcttttgtttaagaaaaatattctaGGGGTATAAGCCGGCTTTTTCccgttttaaaaaaagattacaaTGCGGTATTTAATATCCATTGATAGGTATTTACGACGAGGCATATTactatttaagaaaatcttCACTATTTGCGGTAACTATGAACGTTATGCGACACtatgactttttaaaaagtaaaactgaCAGAGTGACAGGTTATAAATCTTGTACAATCTACAATAATCCAATAGCTCACAATAATCTCATATGATCTTAAAACTAAGGGTTTATATAGATAAAATATGCTGATGTAGCCAACCACATTGTGGATTGTGAGATTCAGCAGTTCTCACGATGATCATTTGGTTAACTACGCCATTGGAAAAGTCTATGGTGAAGAGTCAACGGTTTTCACGGATATAACTCGGTTTTAAcaccaaataaattaaaacgcggtataaaaattccaaagttgagCCACTTTTTTCATCACAAAAACACCAAATGATATAAATTCTAATAtgtttttatcaaattatatttgtctACTTAGTTCGAAGGAATATctctaatattatattaaatttaaagaaattattggcatttttaaaaagttgcatGCACTTTACATTTTGCCATTACTGTATATTATCtttcacaaaaagaaaaatcaataaaccTTGTGATCGGCTGTTATGAccatagaaaataaaatgagttATGAAAACGACGGTGTAAATGGCAGTAATTAACAGCactgttttaacttttttgagttatgaattctGAGATAAAAGTTATGACTGCATTAAGAAAAGTTATATATACCCAGCATTAGTATTATGTAACCTAAAATatctaaagaaattatttttaggcGGAGGTGACACAGCTACCTGCTGTGCTAAATACGGCACAGAGGACAAAGTGTCCCACGTCTCCACTGGTGGTGGTGCTAGTCTCGAGCTCCTGGAAGGAaaagttttacctggagtaGCTGCCCTATCAGATGCATAGAGTTTTAGTTCAAAGAGGTAGTCAACAAAACACCATTGGAAAATTGTAAGATGTTTcgatgaatttatttattaaaatgagtGTACTTGAGTTCGTAGATCGGTCTGTATATCTAAAAGTAAATATGTGTTTAAACATGTTCAAATTGTATGGTACAGTTAAAAGATGTAAGTACGCGTTTTAATGAATGTAttgctttaataaattttgtttgtgatatatttaatgtttttttttgagggaAGGAGTATGTACTAATTTTATAGTTATAAACCAAAGATTATtcatgatttataaaaaacttacaaaCATACGTTTTTGGGGTATAGTCGTTTTATTCTTATTTGAAGGGACAAGACATtaagctataattttttttataggattcTGATTTTTTATAGGGGCCTATTGCAGCTAATGTTTTTagatatagtttttttgttcATAGCAGTTTAAATGACTaattaaattgcttttatttggTTGACTGTTAATAACCAAACCAAATTGAATAGTGATTTACCAGACACATATTAAATAGTGCAGGACCAGAAATTTATAGTTAGTGCTTTAAGGTTTAGAGGAGATGTTTGTTGGGCGTGCCTCAAAACACCGCGCCCTGCAAGAATAAAGGTAAGTGAATTATAgccagttttattttaaataaacaaaaggcAGTTAAGAAATATAGCAcatagtaaaacacaaaataagccTTAATCGTTAACactactatattataaaaaaatgcaattaaatcattgttgtaaaaattataagacagTTTCTTGTTAAAATTACAACCCCTGAAATCAAAACTTTACGCACCAAAGttctaaaacattaaaaaacccaaTATCTTGCTAGTATGTAACTACCCTTTGGCCAAATTCAGTAACCTACCACACATTACACTGTACAATATGTATgtactaaatcaaataaaaaataaatatacctttcaTTGCGGTTGCTTACATATAATACTTTATGAAAATCCGGATAGTGAGATTAAAAggtattgaataaattattatttaggtagaTTTGTAAATTACATTATAATGTAAAGTACCAAGAAAGAACCTTAGACACtagaaaataatcaataaattgaGAAGCCATCAAATGATATAAATTAGCCAATATGACTAGttccaaaatcaaaataacaataacaaatcaGAAATCATGACATTGCTTATACGTTCCTTTTATCTTCTTTAACCTGGTAACCCATTGTGCAAGGACAGCAGGTGGCTAAGGTCCAATGAATAACGTCATGAAGAAGCAATAAATCCTGATAAAGCTCTAATTTATGATGGGAACATCACCTGAGATGGCGCGGAATGGTCTTGGGATGGCCCTTAAAACTAAGATCTCACTTAAGACTTGGTTTAGGACGCGGCATAAGATTCTAAAATTAACACGTGAAACCTTAACAATAGCGGCCTTAAAAACCATGAGAAAACGTTTAACAAAGAATAGGAATCAAGCTTACCTCAAGATGTTCGAGAGTCTTTTATAAAGTCTATTAAAGTAATCTTTCACATAACATGGCTAGTGTCGCCATGAGGTAACTATGAGGTCGAATTCCAACCTCGGGCAATTCGAACTTGTTAACCTGAAGACCACACCATTTGGAAAGAAAGCCAAAACACAATTTCTGGGTACCTCTTCGATGGATAATCCCACGCAGGCacagttttacaagaattgacAATTCAATCAAAAATACAAACGTTGCCTTGCTTAGCTTTAAGTTGCAGAGAACAGATGCGAAGAACAGCTAACGCCATTTAGGAGTACTTACATATTTGTAAAATGCCATTAACTAGACACTTGATGTCTTGATCAGTTCtattcatacaatattaaattattacactataaaagcaaccaaaacaataaaaacgCTTCAACACGCCAGAACTTGCACGCCTTTAAACCTCAGGACTTATTGTAACGTGCTGGGAATCATCCTCCAGTCTAAGTTAGCGAGTCCGCATGCCAGCTTGGGGATTGTAAGGTTTCTCAGCAGAGAAACTCCTCCTCTAGAAAATACAATGCGTCAAACAGCCTTATATGTTGGTTTCTGATGTGACACCTCTTGGTAACCAAGTAGAAAATGTTTGTACCAGTCTCTTCGACAGTTCAATCTTAAGTGTGAGTGCTTGTCCAACTCCAAACTTTATGCAAAACATCTAAGCTATTCCACGAGACATTTACAAATCTTTAGATAGACAATGTGTCAGAGCTGGAGCAGTAAATAGGTCTTGCTGCACTTCTCAAGTCAATTAGAATGATGGGTCATGAATACATCAAATGTCAAATTCGGCTCTGGTTGGATTTGCCCCAGCTCAGTGTCTTCTTGGCCCATCGCAGGATGTTTGAGGTTTCGGCGACAGACCCTTTCATCTCTTAGGGTCGTAAAGCCAACCCAAATCATCGTTGTACCTTTGGCATTGATATCATATGCGTCCTACATCCGATAGCTGGCACCTTAAATGAAAATGCGAACTTCAGTGACATCCATTTTTCTACACAGCTCACTCACCTGCGTAGACCTCCCTGGCAAGATAAGTTCCTGGCGGGCGATTAAACTTCAGATCGCATAAGAAACGGAGTTCTCCTCTTACCAAAATTAGAGCTGAAGAGTCTCCTGTACTTTCATGAATGGCCGATCGATAAGCCAGAGATTTAGATTAATGGTTCTATTCATGTGTTCCACCATGCCACTAATTGCAGGTGTAATGCAGTAGTTCTTGTTTTCTTGATCCCAAGTATCTTACAGATGTTTGAAACAAGTTGGATTCAACCCAGCCGATGTAGTCATCAATCCCGATCAGATGTTGGTACAAACATCACTAATTATCGGTCATTAACACTCCCATAGAGAAATATGTGGAATATAACAAATCACTGTATTCGTAGACTACAAGAAAGCGTTTGATACTGTAGGCAAAAACCAATGCTTGAAGCTCTCATTGTCGAATCAACCATCGATACACCGCGATAATTAGAAACATCTACGAAACAGCAAATGCATGTGTAAAGACTCCATGAGGTTACAAACAAAGCAAAATAGAACGCGGTGTCCGACAGGATGAACCGATATCGCCAAGTTATTCACCACTTTGCTGGAACAACATAGGCATCAATAAAATAGGCATAATTTGGGTAAACATAAACGGAGAAGAtctgaattatttaaaacttgtagatgatattgttttaatattagacGGCATTAACAAAGCCACACAAATGTTGGAAAGATTTCAAGAAACCTCAAAAATGGCTGAATTGAAGATCAATATTTCGAAGGCTCAATTTGTGACCAATCTTGTGGCAACCGGAAAAATTCCCATGCTAGGCGGTGAAATTGATGAGGTTACTTCAAATAAATATGTCGGTCATAAACTCCGTATAGACCGAGATCCAAAGAAAAGTAGGTCTGACATAGGCGGCATTTGGTaaccttaaaaatgtatttaaatcaGAAATTCCCATAcgcttaaaaagaaaatcatttgACCAATGTGTTTTGCCAGTAATAACATATGGAGCAGAGACAGTCACTTTAACTAAGAAGATTGTAAACAAAATACAAGTAACGCAGCGAGCTACTATGGAGAGGTCAATATTGGATGACAGTCTTATCGATCACATCCCAGTAAAGTAAGGCAAAGGTCCAGTGTTGCAGATGCCATAAGAAAAATCACTACATTGAAATGGAGGTAGGATGAGCATATCGCAAGGATAACAGATAATCGATGGACCAGAAGACTCTTTGAATGGAGACCGAGTAATGAGGCCTACCGAAGCAGGGGACGTCAGCCAACAAGATGGACCGATGATATAAAATGCATCGCATCGAAATGTATGCAGTCGATGCCGCAGCGCTATGAATGGGACATATTACGAGAGGTTTATGTCCAGCAGTAGTAGACGCAATTGGGcttatgatgatgatgatgatgatgataagACACTGTtagttttaagttaaattttgttaatttggaaaatcaacgtatattattttttattacgcTTGTGCGGTACTTAATATCATTTAGCCGTGAG
Encoded proteins:
- the LOC126740213 gene encoding uncharacterized protein LOC126740213, encoding MNIQSKTNKIISQIFDKKMISIEQQKWLKINNGVAPKIYFLPKIHKLGTPLRPIVSFTGSPLYNLTKLLSNILHFFIKDERYVKNSFDFANYIKEQTVPEGYILVSLDVVSLFTNIPVDLVTDIITQKWHLIRPNTSLDLETVVFLFNFCIENNYFQHGENFYTQIFGLGMGNCMSPICSDIVMARLQDQCISELSFNVPFFCRYVDDIITAIPNKKENEILSVFNSFHPRLQFTIEQEINCSLPFLDVKVIRSTDGTIKTDWYQKPTFSKRILNYFSEHPMTHKINVIKNLKHRCLRLSSLEYHKKNLHYVQTILKKNNYPLSIIKKIINDTENITQNITRNNENNQLTYFKIPYINTLSHKIKKTIQSKSDVIKISERSENSVRKHFFTKLKTKDAFDLHSNIIYKIPCSGCDVCYIGQTGRYLRQRLYEHEYDCRNLALKKNPTALAEHKMNTGHNFNFGKTTIMGQQQLFKKRLLAEMINIKKHNNAVDNLSSSYFNLIDQIKM